The genomic region TATGCTGATAAGCGTAACTTGATTCAGCTGGCCATCTTGAAAGCCGAACAGGCTGACGGCATCCAGGCCAACGAACAGTTGACCCCGGATGGGATTGGCTACTTATTGGGTGATTTGATTTATCAAACGGCTCAACCAAAGAGCGGGGAAGCTCTGACTGACCTAACGGTTGGTTCCGGGAACCTGCTTTGGACCGTTGATGAAGTTTTGCGTAGCCACGACGTGCACCTCAAACGTTTGGGCTTTGACAATAATCCCGAGCAACTAGGTCTGGCCACGGTGGCAGATGAACTACTGCATTCAGATGAAACCGACCTTTACCAGGCTGATGTGATTGCCCTACCTGGTGAAGAAATCCCACCAGCTGACCTAGTGATTGGTGATTTGCCAGTCGGCTTTTATCCAGTCAGCTTGGAGCAGAATTTTGTCACTAGTCCCAAGGATGGCAAGCCCTTTGCCCACTTTCTCCTTATTGAACAGGCCTTAAAGGCAGCCAAGGAATCTGGTTGGGTGTACTTGATTGTTCCTAGTAACTTGTTTGAGGGGGCGGACGCCAGTCGGATTTTGACCTACCTGGCTAGTCATGCGCAGCTGCAGGCCTTCTTAAAGTTTCCGACCGACTTCTTCAAAAACCAGGCCGCCAGCAAGGCAGTCCTGGTGATTCGGCATAAGGGACAGGCGCCTGAACGCGAAGTTTTGATGGGCCAGTACCCCTCGTTAAAAGACCCACAAGCCTTTGAAAGTTTTTTGCAAGAAATTAAAGGCTGGGTTAAACTAGACAAAGAATAAGTACTGACTAGGACAAGATAAGGACAGGTAGGACAAAAATGGCTAAGATCATGGCAGTTAACGCAGGTAGTTCATCGTTGAAGTTTCAACTTTTGGAAATGCCTGCCGAGCAAGTAATTGCCCAGGGTGTGATTGAGCGAATCGGTATGGATGACGCCATTGTCACAATTAAGTATGGGGCCAACGGCAGTGAAAAGGATCACGCCGATGTTACCCTTTCTGACGATGGCAAGCAGGACAAGTACAGCGTGGTTACGCCAATTAAGGACCACCAAGAAGCCATTAACTTCATGCTCAAGCAGTTGAGTGAACTAGGTATCATTACTGACTTCAACGAGATTGTTGGAGTTGGTCACCGGGTCGTTGCCGGTGGTGAGTACTTCAAGCACTCCGTCGTGGTTGATGACGATGTTCTCAAGAAGATTGATGAGTTGGCTGATTATGCACCCTTGCACAACCCAGCCAATGCCTTGGGTATCCGTGTTTTCCAAAAGTTGCTGCCACACGCGGTTTCAGTGGCGGTGTTTGATACTTCTTTCCACCAAACCATGCCCGAAGTAAACTTCCTGTATTCAATTCCTTACGAATACTACCAACGTTATGGTGCGCGTAAGTACGGTGCCCACGGAACTTCTCACCGTTACGTAGCCGGACGGGCTGCTGAATTACTGGGCAAGGACCTGGCCGATTTGAAGTTGGTCAGCATGCACTTAGGTGCGGGTGCCTCAATTACGGCTATTCAGGGTGGTAAATCCTTTGACACTTCGATGGGCTTCACCCCACTGACTGGGGTAACGATGGCTACCCGTTCTGGGGATGTCGATGTTTCCCTGGTGGACTATATTCAAGAACGCGAAGGCCTTTCCAACGAAGAAATGCTGGCCGTTTTGAACAAGAAGTCCGGGGTTTTGGGCATTTCAGGTGTATCCAGTGATATGCGTGACTTGCGCGCTGCCCGCAAAAAGGGTAATAAGCAGGCTGCCTTGGCGATTGATATCTTCGTTAACCGGGTTATCAAGTATGTTGGTCAGTACATCACCGAGATGCACGGAGCCGACGCCTTGATTTTCACCGCTGGTATTGGTGAAAACGCCGACTGGATCCGGGAAGAAATCGTGGCCCAGTTGGACTACTTTGGTATCAAGTTAGACCCAGCTAAGAATGCGGTTAACCGCAAGGAAGCCGTCATTTCTAGCCCTGATTCTAAGATTAAGGTTCTCTTAATCCCAACCGATGAAGAAGTCATGATTGCCCGTGATGTGCAATCATTGATGGCATAAAAAAACTAATCCAGCTTAACGGTCAGGGAACTGGCTGTTTTCTTTTAATAAGTAATTTTTAGGATAAAACCATGCAAAACCGTAGTAAAAAACGGCCAACTAAGCGACGTACGTCGGTTAAGCTTTTGGCGGCCATTCTTCTGGTCATCATCGGCTACGTGGGCTTTAATTTGATTGCTGACACTGGCTACCAGGCCCTCAATCCCAATGATACTAAGTTCAAGACGGTCACCATTAAAGAGGGGGCCACGCCCCAGCAGATGGGAGATACCTTGCAGCAGGACAAGGTTATCCGGAGTTCGCGGGCCTTTGCTTCCTATGCTAACAAGCACGGATCTGAAAAGCTGATTGCGGGTACCTATCTCTTGTCGGCCGCCCAGGATGTGGCTTCGATTTACAAGCAGATGACGATTGGTCCCGGGGCAGCGCCCCAGCTGCCAGCTGGTTATGCCTACATTGGTACCCAGCAAACGCCGGAACAAACGGCCCAGTCGATTGCGACGGCGACCGGTATTCCAAGTGCTAAAATCTTGCAGGCCTATGATGACAGCAGCCTGATTAAGAAGATGCAGGACAAGTATACTAAGCTACTGTCTGGTATTAGCGGTTATCAGAAGAACACGTACCGGCTTTACGACTACATTTATCCCGGTGTTTATAACCTGCGTCATATCAGTAACCCCAACACGGTCATTGATAAGCTCCTAAGCACTTCTAACGATAACTTGAAGCCTTACTATGCTGAGATGAAGACTAGCGGTGTTAAGGCACCGACCGTAATCTTGATTACGTCAACTTCAGGCGGCAAGGAATTTGACCGCAGGTTGAAGTTCATTCAAAAGATTGCCCCTTATGCCCAGGAGCTGTACAAGAAGTACAATATCCTGCCTTCGATTTCGATTGCGCAAGCCGCCCACGAATCGAACTGGGATAATTCAAAGTTATCAACCAAGTACAACAACTTCTACGGCATTAAGACCCAGGACACGCGGCCAGGTAAGTCAGTCGTGCTCCCAACTACTGAAGTTGAAGACGGCGAGACTAAGACTGAAAATGCCCGCTTTGCGGTCTACAGTAGCTGGAAGGAGAGTATGCTCCAGCACGCCCAGACTCTTTCAAAGGGAAATACCTGGAATCCAGACCAGTTTAAGGACGTGGTTGCTGCTAAGAATTATAAGCAAGCCGCTAAGGCGCTTTACGATGATTCTTACGCCACCGATACCAATTATCCAACCCTGTTGATCAATTTGATTGAGTCTTGGAACCTAGAACAGTACGACAAGTAAAAACCACTTAGGTGGTTTTTTATTGTGCAAAAAATCATAAGTTTTGTGTAAATATTCATTAGTTTAAATGGGTTGTGTAAACGTTTTCATTGCGTTATAGTGTAGAAGTTATCAGCGCAAAAAGGCTGAATCAACAAATAACTAAAGGGGTAAATTATATGAATGCAGCACTCTTACTAGCTCTACTCCCCGCCTTGTTCTGGGGTTCAACTGGTATTATCAGTACTAAAATGGGTGGTAACGCCGCCCAACAGACCTTGGGTATGACCTTCGGGGCCCTGCTCTTTGGTCTTGGCACCATGTTATTCTATGTCCTCCCCAAGGGCATCTACTTTGGTAGCCGAATTTGGGTAGTCGGTGTCCTTTCCGGTTTGGTTTGGGCCGTTGGAACTGCCTTCCAATTCCTAGGTAATAAGGAGATGGGTGTTTCTATCTCCATGCCACTGTCAACTGCCGGCCAAATCGTCATGAACGCTTTGCTGGCCGCTACCCTGCTGGGTGAGTGGGAAAACGGCAAGATGTGGTTGATTGGTTTGGTTTCAATCGCAGTCGTTGTTCTGGGGGCAACCTTCATTTCTATGCCTGATAAGCGCTTGGATGGTGTTGGAACCGTTACCCCTAAGGGTATGCTATACATCGTGATTTCCACGATTGGCTACATGTTCTACTTCATCCTGCCTAACTACCTGGCAAAGTTGGGTTACATCTCACCACAGATTAAGGAAGCTGGCCGTGGCGTTGACTACATGACGGCCATTGTGGCCCCTCAGGCCATCGGCCAGGTTCTGGGTGCCTTCATCATTGCCATCTTCGTTTTGAAGAGTGGTTCAATCATGTTTGAGAAGCCAACTTGGAAGAACATGGCCACTGGTTTGGCCTGGGCCTTGGGTAACATCTTCATGTTTATCTCAACGGCTGATCCAGCTGTTGGTCAGACAATCGCTACGACCTTCTCACAGTTGGGTATCATTGTTTCTGCCTTCGGAGGCGTTTACATTTTGCACGAGCGGAAGACGCACCGTCAGATGATCTACATCCTACTGGGAACCATCCTGGTTATTGTGGGTGCCATTATCATCGGAAACATTCACCAATTTGCATAAAGAAAAAAGCCTTGCTCAGCAAGGCTTTTTTTATTTGGTCGTAACGTCGAGGATTTCGACTTCGATTTCCACCCCGTTAGGGAGGGGAACGTTGACCTTGTCACCTTTCTTCTTGCCAATCAAGGCAGAAGCCATGGGCGACTCGTTTGAAATCTTACCGGCCAAGGGGTCGGCTTCGACAGAACCAACGATGGTGTAAGTCTCAGGTTCTTCGTCGGGCAGTTCCTTAAAGGTGACCGCCTTACCGAGGGAAACTTCATCAGCCGCTGTTGAGTCGGCATTGATAATTTCGGCGTTTTCCAGCATTTTACGGATAGTGACAATCCGGCCTTCAACGAAGGCCTGTTCATCCTTAGCTGATTGATACTCAGAGTTTTCGGATAGGTCACCGTAAGAACGGGCGATTTGAATTCGCTTCGTAATTTCAGGACGTTGGTTAGCGATTAAATCTTCTAATTCGGCCTGCAACTTATCGCGGCCGGCCGCAGTCATGGGAAATGTTTTTTCGTCTGACATTGCTTATTATATTTCCTTTCGAGGCGCCTTGTAGGCGCTAAGTACAATAATGTGAATATATCACGCAATTACCCTTCTTGCAAGGATTTTGCCCGCTGAGCGCGGCGGTAGCCCCAACCGGTGGCACAAATAACCAGACCAAGGCTGGTGGCAGCTAGGCCGGGCCAAAAGAGGGGTGGGGTATAGGACAAGGTTAGCTGGTGCTGGCCTGGTTTGGCAGGGATTGCCAGGAAGTAACCGGCGGCCAACTTAGTTTTAACCACTTTACCATCCAGGCGGGCCGTCCAACCGGGCACACTTGGAATGGTAGTCATAATCAGGGGTTGCTCCTCGGTGGTTGTGACCGTGCCAGACAGGCGTCGTTCAGACCGGGCTTGGATTTGCCAAGGGTGGGCTTTGAGCTGGTTGACACCCTGGTTCAAAACATCCTCGTTAAGATGGTAGAGGGCTACGTTACTGAGGTTCAGTGATTGCGTGTCCCGTAGGCGTAGGGTCAGGGTTTGGGGCTGGTTCTTAGCCCGGTTGGCCAAGTTCACCACAATTGTGTGCCGGTATGAAGAGAATTGCGGCACCACGTGGCCATTAATCAGGATATCGAACTGGTCAATTTTGAGGTTGCCACCAATCGTCAGGTAGTAGGGGTCATCGGTCGTTGGCGTGAAGGTCAAATCCAGGCTGGCCGGTTGGCTAGGATCAATTCGGGTGACCGTAGCATCGGTCACCGTGGTTGGCGTGTTTAAGTTATGACCCTGGGCACTGTCAAAATTAGTAGCGCTAATTAAGTTGGTTGATTCGCCAGTCAGTTTCTGGAAAATTTGGTCCTGGTTTTGCATCGGACTGTCATCAAAGAGCTGGGTCTTTACAATTTGGTTGCTAGCCGCAAAACCGACTGGCAAAGCATTGGGATTTTCATAAACCTTGACCGTATCACTCTGGCCGACAAACTGGTCACTGCTTACGTCCGGGCGGTAACCAATTAGGTGACTGGTCGGGGCGCCCGGCAGGTGGGGCTGGTTAGGGTTGGCAGTGAGCAGGTACTTGAAGCCCAACCAGTCATCGGTCCACTGGGTACCGTTACTGTAAACGACATAATTATCTCCTTCCGGCTGACCGATTTTAGCAAAGAATTCGGTCGTGTTTTTAGGCAGGAGGGAACTAAAGTGGGAACCCCCGTAGAAATCAGCCATCATGCTGTCCCCGCGGGTCCGTTGGAAGGTTTGAGCGACCCGGTACCAGGAATTATCAGAGTCGATGATATCCATGCCATCGGTCAGAGACTGCACGGTTCGTTGGTATTCATCATTATTAATGTAAGAAAAGTTGTTTAAACTAGCCGACAGGTTGGTGTTTAAACTCATAATCGTGATTAGACTGAGAATGGCTAACCGTAATTTGGCCGGCATTGGTCCGATAAAGCAGGCCAAAGTAGCGGCCGATAGGAACATGAAAAGCAAGATCAGGTCCCGGTTTAAGAAGGGGAAGGTCTTTACCTGGAGACTGGCAAAAATTGCGATGGCAATAATCGCGGTAAAAACGGCCAGCAGGGTGATGGCATGGGGTTGCCAGTTAGGCTTGAAGCCCAAGGCGCCCAGGTAAATCGCAAAGAAGACCAGGATAAAACTGAAGCGGTAGGGGTACCAAACTGGGTACTGGCCCCCGTGAAAAATTAGGGTCAGCGGGGCCCAGGTGGTAGCCAAGATTAAGATTGCTAAAATCAGGCCGGCCCCGATTTTTACCCGCCAGGAGAAGTTTTTGGCCACAAAGAAGGCCACCACGGCCAGCAAAATCAGGAAGGCAACAAAGATATTGGCCAGGCCGGTTTGCATTTGGTCGAAGTTAAAGCTGCCGGGGATGAGCTTGACCAGCAGGTCGAGGGGATTATTGTCAAAGCGCCAGGTCCAGGGCGTATTGTACTGGGTCTTACCAAGTCCCAGTTGGTAGTAGGCCGGCAGGACGACCACCGCGGACAGGAGACCGCCGATGAAACTACTCCAGGCAAACTGCTGGGTGGTCTGCCAGCGCTTTTGGGTAAGCGATAGCAGGCGCCAGATAAAGTAGAGGCCAATAAAGAGGGCCACCATGAAGGCGATGTAGTAGTTACTTAAGATGGTGAGACCCAGCAGCAGGCGGTAGGGCAGGGGCCTGTTTTGGGTAATCAGTCTTTCCAGGGCCCAGACCACCAGGGGCAGCAAAATGGCGGTGTCTAGCCATAAGAGGTTAAGGTTGTTAGCCACAAACCAGCCACAGAGGGGGTAGTTGATGGCAAAGAGGGTGATATAGTACCCGCGCTGGAGATCAAGCTTTTTGATTAGAAAGGCCATGGTCAACCCGGCCAGTCCAAACTTCAAGACCAGGACAAAGAGAATCCCGACTGGCAAGAGCAGGTTTGGCACAAAGAGAAAAATAAAGTTGAGCGGGCTCATCAGGTAATAAGCAAACTCACCAATCATGTCCCCGCCCAGGCCACTAGAAAATGAATAGAAGAAACTACCCGGGTGGTTCATCACCGTGTTTTTAAAGAGGGCAAACTGGTCAATGTATTGCTGGCCCAAATCCACCGTTAAAATCGAGCTGTTCCCGAAGGGGGCCATGCCCCGGCTGGCAAAGTAAAAAAGGGTCAACAGGACTGGAATCCAGAAGCTGAGGGCCAGGGGACTTAAGCAAGTTTTAAAGAGGAATTTTTTAAAAGTGAGCATGTACCCAGGATACCAAAAACGCCCTTTTTTTAGCGAGTAAAATTGGTTTTATGGTAAGGTAGTAGGGATAATTAACACGTATTTGGTGGACAGGCATGAATCGCAATCCTTACTTAGAAAATCGAGATAAAAACGATGCCCGGGCGAACCTACCCGGACGGTTAAAGTTGCTGTTGTGGATTGTGTCAGCTCTGATGCTGGCCCTGGTTATCCAGTTGGGCCTGTTGACCTTAAAGCAGGGTGGTGACTTCCTGGCTGAGGTTAACCGGAGCGATGAAACCCTGGAAAAGGGTAACGCCCCCCGTGGTCTGATTTACGATGCTTCCGGACGGGTCATAACCGGTAACAAGTCTCAGGCCGCCGTGACCTACACCCGGGGTAAGAACACCACACCAACGCAAATTTATAAGATTGCGACGGGTCTGGGAAAGTACTTAAATGTCGATACCAGTCGGCTCAGTCCCCGGGCCAAGGCCGATTACTACCTGGCCAGCAGCACCAAGGTGGCTGATCAGGTCCAAAGTAAGGTACAAGCCGCCAACCCAAAGGCCGCTAAGACCTGGTCGACTACCCAGCTCAACAACGCCATGGCGGCCTATGTTGAAGACCACAACCTTGACAAGAACGTCAGTGATAACCAGGCCGCGATCTTCCAGCGGATGAGTGGCGCTTACGCGCTGTCAACGACCTATATCCAGGAATCTGGCGTAACCGACCAGGCCCAAGCCGAAATTGGCGAGCGCCTAAGTCAGTTCCCTGGGGTTAAGATTGGTTCTAGTTGGAGCCGGGTCTACCCTGAAGGAAATGATTTCCAGGCCCTAGTCGGCACGGTTACTAATGAAGCGACGGGTCTGCCAGCCGACCGGCTGCACACCCTGCTAGCCCAGGGCTATTCTCAAAACCAGCCGGTTGGTAGCTACGCCCTGGAGCGCCGTTATGAAAGCATTTTGAAGGGAACCCCTTCCCAGACCTTGGTGACAACCAACGGTAGTGGCGGGATTAAGTCTAGTCAGCTCAAGTATGCTGGTCAGGCTGGTGACAGCTTGAAGCTGACGATTAACGCTGATTACCAAAAGAAGGTTCAGCAGATCCTGGAAAGTAACATTCCTGGTGGGGATGTTCAGGGAATTTATACCACGGTCATTAACCCTTATACCGGTGGTATTTATGCCATCGCCGGGGTTGACCGGGACACCAAGACCGGAACTAAGACGGCGGACCCACTGGGTAACATTAACCACGCCATTGTCATGGGGTCGGTGGTTAAGCCAGCGGTGCTGGCCACGGCCTTCCAGCACGGCGTAGTGACGCCAACCAATAACACCCTTTACGACCAGGCGATTAAGATTGCTGGTACCCCAGAAATTACTTCTTACTGGAACCAGAAGGGTAACCCAACCCCAATCGATGTCCTGACTGCCTTGGAGCGGTCATCTAACACCTACTTCGTCCAATTAGCGATGAAGATTGGTGGCCAGACTTATTCACCAGGTGAGCACCTGAACTTGAATCCGGATGCCTTCCAGACCCTACGAAACGGGTTGGCCCAGTTTGGCCTGGGTTATAAGACTGGGATTGATATCGATGGTGAGACGGCTGGTTACCGCGGTCCAACAACCGGGGCGGCCCAAGGTAAGTACCTCTACGAATCCTTCGGTCAGTATGACAGTTACACAACCATGCAGTTAGCCCGCTATGTTTCTGCGATTGCCAACGGTGGTTATGTGCTTCAGCCGCATCTGGTTGGTTCCATCCTGCAAAACGATGTCAGCAACAAGCACCTGAAGACGGTTTGGACTTCTACGCCAAATATTCAGGGGCAAGTGCGCCTGTCCGCCGATGAGTGGAACGTTATCCACAAAGGAATGTGGCGCGTTGCCAACGGAACAGATCCGGATAACACTGGTAGTGGAGTCCACGGTTTGGATCCCCAGGTTTACGCCAAGACCGGAACGGCTGAAACGGCCGTTAACGGTCACACGACCTATACTGAGTCGATTGTTTGTTACGTGCCAGGTCAGCCATTTGCGATGGCCATGGCCATTCCAGGCATGAACAGTTACCTGGATGGTACCAACGGTCGGATTGCTAAGCAGATTATCAATGCTTACTGGGACACGGTTCAGCAAAAGCCGGGTCAGACCTCTTCATCTTCAGATAACAATAATAGTAGTAGCAGTAGCAGCAGTAGTAGCTCTGCACAGTAAAAAAGGGCTCGCGGGCCCTTTTTTATTATTCCAATCTTTGCGGTAAAATGGTGAAAGCGAGGTATATCAATGGCGTTAAGCTTTCAACAACTATTAACCGCGGTCCCCCTGGTGTTAAAGGGCGGCCACGTGCCCACCATTGTCGGTCAGGCTGGGGTCGGGAAATCAGCCCTAGTTGAAACCGTGGCTGAAAAAATGGGGGCGAAACTGGTGACCACGGTGGTCTCCCTGTCAGAAAAAGGGGATCTGGCCATTCCGATTCCACCATTAAACGACCAGGCTTATGTGACCACCCAGGCTGGTCAGCGCCTGGCCGACGTTCAGTTTGGCTACACCCACACCCTGATTGAAATCATCCAGGCGTCTGAAAAACACCCTAAGCAACCAATTATCTGGTTCTTGGATGAGTTTAACCGGGGTAACAGTGCCGTCCAGGCCGAGCTCATGAACCTGGTCTTACAGCGGCAGATTAACGATATTCAACTGCCTAAAAATACCTATATCGTCCTAGCCGAAAACCCAGACGATACCATGGCTGGTTTTGAAGAGGACCAGTACGCCGTTGAACCGGCCGATGCCGCCATTAAGGACCGGACGACCCGGCTGGTCATGGACGTGTCGGTGACCGACTGGCTCAATTGGGCCAAGCAGGGCCAACCTGAAGCCCACATCGATCCCTTGATTCAGCGCTTTATCGCGGCCAATAGCCAGCTGCTCTACCCAAGTCAGCGTAGCGGCGATTTAGACCCCACGCCCCGGGCCTGGCAGCGCTTTTCGGATAACTACCGGCAACTCAAAAAGCTGCCAGCCCAGCAGCAAAACCAGCTCCTCTTTGACCTGGCGGCTGGTGACCTGGGTCCAGCCGTGGCCGCCCTGGTGACCAAGTTCTTACAGGAAAACGAGCAGGTCCTCACCGCTGCTGACCTGTTCGACAGTCAGCCCCAGGGACGGCGGGTACCTGGTAAGATTGTCGCAATTTTCAAAAAGTTACCAGCCCTCCAGCAGTTAAACACCCTAAAGTCAGCCTTAAACACCGCTGATTTGACGGATAATAACCGGGCAGCCCGCTTTAGTTACCTGTTAAACCAGTTGGCGCCGGATAGTCAGTATGCCCTGGTCCAGCAGCTGGTCAATGACCCAGTCTTGGATAAGCTCTATGCCTCTAAGAACCACTATGCCAACGTTTTGTACCAGCAAATTATGGATATTGCCACTCACTAATGCCCAAAGAGCAAAGCCAACAATCGATGCAACTCTTCCTGGTTGCTAGCCTGAAAAATTTACTGGACGTGGCGCCCCTGTATGGCAGTGTCATTATGCAGCTACCCCGTCTGGTGGATAGCCATCAGCCAGCCCCACTGGGCCTGCGCTGGCAGGGGCACCACTGGTACCTGGTCTTAAATCCGCAAAAAATTCAGGAAAACTTCACCAAACCGGATGAACTGGCCCAGGGTCTGGCCCACGAAGCCCTGCACTTGATTTGGCAGCATCCCATCCGCTATGCCGACAGCCAGGCCAGTAAGACGGCGGTTCAAAAGGGAACTGACGTGGCCGTTAACCAGTACCTACCAACTGCCCTGGGTTCCTTGCCGGATGCCTATGACCTGGGCCGGGTTTTTCAAGAGTATCAAAAATTACTTAAGCCCGGCCTAGATTCGGCTGAATACATCGCCGCCCTCAAGGATTTAGTGACTACTAGTGAAACCAAGAGTGGCCAACCAGTCGATAGTCATGAAGGCTGGGAAGACAGTCAGGGACAGGGGGTTGAGGCCGGGACGGCCTTAGATAATATTCTCCGCCAGGCAAAAGAGGACGTGCAGCGGACTGGCCGCGGTAACGTGCCTGGCCGGGTCTGGCACCACCTCCAGGAAGTCCTAGCCCCCAAGCAAAACTGGCGGGCGATTTTAAAAATGGCCCTAGCCCAGCAACCAAAAAAAATGGGGCCAACCCAGAACCGCTTTAACCGGCGGCAGCCCTACCGGATGGATCTACCGGGTCAGCGCCAGCAAAACCAGGCCCGGTTAGCGGTCTTCTTGGACAACTCAGCTTCGGTCAGTGACCACGACTTAGGCCTCTTTACTGC from Leuconostocaceae bacterium ESL0723 harbors:
- a CDS encoding YfhO family protein, producing MLTFKKFLFKTCLSPLALSFWIPVLLTLFYFASRGMAPFGNSSILTVDLGQQYIDQFALFKNTVMNHPGSFFYSFSSGLGGDMIGEFAYYLMSPLNFIFLFVPNLLLPVGILFVLVLKFGLAGLTMAFLIKKLDLQRGYYITLFAINYPLCGWFVANNLNLLWLDTAILLPLVVWALERLITQNRPLPYRLLLGLTILSNYYIAFMVALFIGLYFIWRLLSLTQKRWQTTQQFAWSSFIGGLLSAVVVLPAYYQLGLGKTQYNTPWTWRFDNNPLDLLVKLIPGSFNFDQMQTGLANIFVAFLILLAVVAFFVAKNFSWRVKIGAGLILAILILATTWAPLTLIFHGGQYPVWYPYRFSFILVFFAIYLGALGFKPNWQPHAITLLAVFTAIIAIAIFASLQVKTFPFLNRDLILLFMFLSAATLACFIGPMPAKLRLAILSLITIMSLNTNLSASLNNFSYINNDEYQRTVQSLTDGMDIIDSDNSWYRVAQTFQRTRGDSMMADFYGGSHFSSLLPKNTTEFFAKIGQPEGDNYVVYSNGTQWTDDWLGFKYLLTANPNQPHLPGAPTSHLIGYRPDVSSDQFVGQSDTVKVYENPNALPVGFAASNQIVKTQLFDDSPMQNQDQIFQKLTGESTNLISATNFDSAQGHNLNTPTTVTDATVTRIDPSQPASLDLTFTPTTDDPYYLTIGGNLKIDQFDILINGHVVPQFSSYRHTIVVNLANRAKNQPQTLTLRLRDTQSLNLSNVALYHLNEDVLNQGVNQLKAHPWQIQARSERRLSGTVTTTEEQPLIMTTIPSVPGWTARLDGKVVKTKLAAGYFLAIPAKPGQHQLTLSYTPPLFWPGLAATSLGLVICATGWGYRRAQRAKSLQEG
- a CDS encoding endolytic transglycosylase MltG codes for the protein MQNRSKKRPTKRRTSVKLLAAILLVIIGYVGFNLIADTGYQALNPNDTKFKTVTIKEGATPQQMGDTLQQDKVIRSSRAFASYANKHGSEKLIAGTYLLSAAQDVASIYKQMTIGPGAAPQLPAGYAYIGTQQTPEQTAQSIATATGIPSAKILQAYDDSSLIKKMQDKYTKLLSGISGYQKNTYRLYDYIYPGVYNLRHISNPNTVIDKLLSTSNDNLKPYYAEMKTSGVKAPTVILITSTSGGKEFDRRLKFIQKIAPYAQELYKKYNILPSISIAQAAHESNWDNSKLSTKYNNFYGIKTQDTRPGKSVVLPTTEVEDGETKTENARFAVYSSWKESMLQHAQTLSKGNTWNPDQFKDVVAAKNYKQAAKALYDDSYATDTNYPTLLINLIESWNLEQYDK
- a CDS encoding class I SAM-dependent methyltransferase — encoded protein: MLNKVIPQYLDTIWSAVTDLKDDTKVGATQALTEVLASVNANQMTVADANLVSEETQHQIQTVIDLDWNSLSYADKRNLIQLAILKAEQADGIQANEQLTPDGIGYLLGDLIYQTAQPKSGEALTDLTVGSGNLLWTVDEVLRSHDVHLKRLGFDNNPEQLGLATVADELLHSDETDLYQADVIALPGEEIPPADLVIGDLPVGFYPVSLEQNFVTSPKDGKPFAHFLLIEQALKAAKESGWVYLIVPSNLFEGADASRILTYLASHAQLQAFLKFPTDFFKNQAASKAVLVIRHKGQAPEREVLMGQYPSLKDPQAFESFLQEIKGWVKLDKE
- a CDS encoding GRP family sugar transporter; this encodes MNAALLLALLPALFWGSTGIISTKMGGNAAQQTLGMTFGALLFGLGTMLFYVLPKGIYFGSRIWVVGVLSGLVWAVGTAFQFLGNKEMGVSISMPLSTAGQIVMNALLAATLLGEWENGKMWLIGLVSIAVVVLGATFISMPDKRLDGVGTVTPKGMLYIVISTIGYMFYFILPNYLAKLGYISPQIKEAGRGVDYMTAIVAPQAIGQVLGAFIIAIFVLKSGSIMFEKPTWKNMATGLAWALGNIFMFISTADPAVGQTIATTFSQLGIIVSAFGGVYILHERKTHRQMIYILLGTILVIVGAIIIGNIHQFA
- a CDS encoding penicillin-binding protein 2 → MNRNPYLENRDKNDARANLPGRLKLLLWIVSALMLALVIQLGLLTLKQGGDFLAEVNRSDETLEKGNAPRGLIYDASGRVITGNKSQAAVTYTRGKNTTPTQIYKIATGLGKYLNVDTSRLSPRAKADYYLASSTKVADQVQSKVQAANPKAAKTWSTTQLNNAMAAYVEDHNLDKNVSDNQAAIFQRMSGAYALSTTYIQESGVTDQAQAEIGERLSQFPGVKIGSSWSRVYPEGNDFQALVGTVTNEATGLPADRLHTLLAQGYSQNQPVGSYALERRYESILKGTPSQTLVTTNGSGGIKSSQLKYAGQAGDSLKLTINADYQKKVQQILESNIPGGDVQGIYTTVINPYTGGIYAIAGVDRDTKTGTKTADPLGNINHAIVMGSVVKPAVLATAFQHGVVTPTNNTLYDQAIKIAGTPEITSYWNQKGNPTPIDVLTALERSSNTYFVQLAMKIGGQTYSPGEHLNLNPDAFQTLRNGLAQFGLGYKTGIDIDGETAGYRGPTTGAAQGKYLYESFGQYDSYTTMQLARYVSAIANGGYVLQPHLVGSILQNDVSNKHLKTVWTSTPNIQGQVRLSADEWNVIHKGMWRVANGTDPDNTGSGVHGLDPQVYAKTGTAETAVNGHTTYTESIVCYVPGQPFAMAMAIPGMNSYLDGTNGRIAKQIINAYWDTVQQKPGQTSSSSDNNNSSSSSSSSSSAQ
- the greA gene encoding transcription elongation factor GreA encodes the protein MSDEKTFPMTAAGRDKLQAELEDLIANQRPEITKRIQIARSYGDLSENSEYQSAKDEQAFVEGRIVTIRKMLENAEIINADSTAADEVSLGKAVTFKELPDEEPETYTIVGSVEADPLAGKISNESPMASALIGKKKGDKVNVPLPNGVEIEVEILDVTTK
- a CDS encoding acetate kinase encodes the protein MAKIMAVNAGSSSLKFQLLEMPAEQVIAQGVIERIGMDDAIVTIKYGANGSEKDHADVTLSDDGKQDKYSVVTPIKDHQEAINFMLKQLSELGIITDFNEIVGVGHRVVAGGEYFKHSVVVDDDVLKKIDELADYAPLHNPANALGIRVFQKLLPHAVSVAVFDTSFHQTMPEVNFLYSIPYEYYQRYGARKYGAHGTSHRYVAGRAAELLGKDLADLKLVSMHLGAGASITAIQGGKSFDTSMGFTPLTGVTMATRSGDVDVSLVDYIQEREGLSNEEMLAVLNKKSGVLGISGVSSDMRDLRAARKKGNKQAALAIDIFVNRVIKYVGQYITEMHGADALIFTAGIGENADWIREEIVAQLDYFGIKLDPAKNAVNRKEAVISSPDSKIKVLLIPTDEEVMIARDVQSLMA
- a CDS encoding AAA family ATPase; the encoded protein is MALSFQQLLTAVPLVLKGGHVPTIVGQAGVGKSALVETVAEKMGAKLVTTVVSLSEKGDLAIPIPPLNDQAYVTTQAGQRLADVQFGYTHTLIEIIQASEKHPKQPIIWFLDEFNRGNSAVQAELMNLVLQRQINDIQLPKNTYIVLAENPDDTMAGFEEDQYAVEPADAAIKDRTTRLVMDVSVTDWLNWAKQGQPEAHIDPLIQRFIAANSQLLYPSQRSGDLDPTPRAWQRFSDNYRQLKKLPAQQQNQLLFDLAAGDLGPAVAALVTKFLQENEQVLTAADLFDSQPQGRRVPGKIVAIFKKLPALQQLNTLKSALNTADLTDNNRAARFSYLLNQLAPDSQYALVQQLVNDPVLDKLYASKNHYANVLYQQIMDIATH